One genomic region from Salvia hispanica cultivar TCC Black 2014 chromosome 2, UniMelb_Shisp_WGS_1.0, whole genome shotgun sequence encodes:
- the LOC125204459 gene encoding squamosa promoter-binding-like protein 16: MEMESSSSSASSCKRAKAPQTVAAAQCLVDGCDADLRLCRDYHRRHKVCEAHSKTPKVTIAGREQRFCQQCSRFHSLVEFDEGKRSCRKRLDGHNRRRRKPQPPPDHHSSALLQGGGTLVSFTTPHSSWAGLGLGLHHHHHQENMLYNNSNSSSQILQNHNNYYYSGGESERMNSSAFHQTDDGYKYACDPALSLLSVEVETPAAPPPPPHQQLHYCPSTHHHQSSTTRTFTWDH, from the exons ATGGAAATGGaatcctcatcctcatcagCATCATCATGTAAAAGAGCAAAGGCCCCCCAGACAGTGGCAGCAGCTCAATGCTTAGTAGATGGCTGTGATGCTGATTTAAGGCTATGTAGAGACTATCACCGCCGCCACAAAGTGTGCGAGGCTCACTCGAAAACCCCTAAGGTCACCATTGCTGGCCGGGAGCAACGCTTCTGCCAGCAATGCAGCAG GTTCCACTCGCTGGTGGAGTTCGACGAGGGGAAAAGGAGCTGCAGGAAGCGGCTGGATGGGCACAACAGGAGGCGGAGGAAGCCTCAGCCGCCACCGGATCATCACTCATCCGCGTTGCTACAAGGAGGAGGGACGCTTGTTTCGTTCACCACGCCTCATTCGTCGTGGGCGGGGCTTGGGCTTGGgctccatcatcatcatcaccaggAGAACATGCTCTACAATAATAGTAATTCAAGCAGTCAGATTTTGCAGAATCACAACAACTACTACTATAGTGGTGGTGAGAGTGAGAGAATGAACTCATCGGCATTTCATCAAACAGATGATGGGTATAAGTATGCGTGTGATCCTGCTCTCTCTCTTCTGTCAGTTGAAGTTGAAACTCCGGcggctcctcctcctccgcctcaCCAGCAGCTCCACTACTGCCCTTCAACGCACCACCACCAGTCATCAACTACTCGGACTTTCACCTGGGATCACTAG
- the LOC125205639 gene encoding probable WRKY transcription factor 75, whose amino-acid sequence MELDQIRRYQRVVLESSPLLAPPPHDLGKMKHEDQDGMMMGLVPEKDNNKGDKKSKKPRFAFQTRSQVDILDDGYRWRKYGQKAVKNNTFPRSYYRCTHEGCNVKKQIQRLCKDEGVVVTTYEGMHSHPIQKSTDNFDNILAQMQIYTSF is encoded by the exons ATGGAGCTGGATCAGATTCGGAGGTATCAAAGAGTAGTATTGGAGTCTTCACCCTTATTAGCTCCACCTCCACATGATTTAGGCAAGATGAAACATGAAGATCAAGATGGCATGATGATGGGGTTGGTACCGGAAAAGGACAACAATAAGGGAGACAAGAAGTCGAAGAAGCCTAGGTTTGCTTTTCAGACAAGAAGTCAAGTGGATATACTAGATGATGGTTATAGATGGAGGAAATATGGTCAGAAGGCTGTCAAGAACAACACATTTCCAAG AAGTTACTACCGGTGCACGCATGAAGGTTGCAATGTAAAAAAGCAAATTCAGAGGCTGTGTAAAGATGAAGGGGTGGTTGTCACAACCTATGAAGGGATGCACTCTCACCCCATTCAAAAATCCACCGACAATTTCGACAACATTCTAGCTCAGATGCAAATCTACACTTCCTTCTAA